A stretch of the Streptomyces sp. NBC_00078 genome encodes the following:
- a CDS encoding fatty acyl-AMP ligase codes for MTGHRTFTDIVRGRVAESPDREALILLTEWDGALRPETLSYAELDRAARIVAVRIGRHAAPGERVLILHTSRKLFGIAFLACLYAGVIAVPAAPPGDLGRHDERIAGIAKDAAAGCVLTSLAEAPDVTQLMARTGHGDITCVPTDADVMDADVADDGEPWQPPRQEPDDVAFLQYTSGSTREPRGVIVTHRALLANHRAIHEALGTVPGARIGGWLPLHHDMGLVGQLLHALWLGGTAVLLSPVAFVKRPAHWLETISRYGLTVSGAPDFAYDLCVRRVNDSQLAGLDLSGWQVAVSGGEPVNAATLRAFRERFAPAGLRPEALVPCYGLAEATLLVCGDRSARGFDTHKLPVPPGAAGAVAEVVSCGRATGAEVRIVDPDTQEPLDDGLVGEIWVRGETVSRGYWARPRESADAFGGRIKDGEGGYLRTGDLGTLVDGRLCVTGRIKDMIVVAGRNLYPQDLERTVREVSALFGSGTAFGVPGERERVVVVQELRARSRYGVDLAALTSSVQRRLHDQYDVSAGGVLLVRPGTVRRTTSGKLERAAMRRMFLNGELTALHQWVDPEVARLVGRPAPERGLR; via the coding sequence TTGACCGGCCATCGGACATTCACCGACATCGTGCGCGGCAGGGTCGCCGAGTCACCCGACCGTGAGGCGCTGATCCTCCTCACCGAGTGGGACGGAGCACTGCGGCCCGAGACTCTCTCCTACGCCGAACTCGACCGGGCGGCGCGCATCGTGGCCGTCCGGATCGGGCGTCACGCGGCACCGGGCGAGCGCGTACTGATCCTGCACACCTCGCGCAAACTGTTCGGCATCGCGTTTCTGGCCTGTCTGTACGCGGGCGTGATCGCGGTGCCCGCCGCGCCGCCCGGCGACCTGGGCCGGCACGACGAGCGCATCGCGGGCATCGCCAAGGACGCCGCCGCCGGCTGTGTGCTGACCTCGCTCGCCGAAGCCCCCGACGTCACCCAGCTGATGGCGCGCACCGGACACGGGGACATCACGTGCGTCCCCACCGACGCCGACGTCATGGACGCCGACGTCGCGGACGACGGCGAACCGTGGCAGCCGCCGCGGCAGGAACCCGACGACGTGGCGTTCCTGCAGTACACCTCGGGCTCGACGCGCGAGCCGCGCGGCGTGATCGTGACGCACCGGGCGCTGCTCGCCAACCACCGCGCGATCCACGAGGCGCTCGGCACCGTACCGGGCGCCAGGATCGGCGGCTGGCTGCCGCTGCACCACGACATGGGCCTGGTCGGGCAGTTGCTGCACGCCCTGTGGCTCGGCGGCACCGCCGTCCTGCTCTCCCCCGTCGCCTTCGTCAAGCGCCCGGCACACTGGCTGGAGACCATCTCGCGCTACGGACTCACCGTCAGCGGCGCCCCCGACTTCGCGTACGACCTGTGCGTGCGCCGTGTCAACGACAGCCAGCTCGCCGGCCTCGACCTGTCCGGCTGGCAGGTCGCCGTCAGTGGCGGCGAACCCGTGAACGCCGCCACCCTGCGGGCCTTTCGTGAACGCTTCGCCCCCGCGGGACTGCGCCCCGAGGCGCTCGTGCCCTGCTACGGCCTGGCCGAGGCGACGCTGCTGGTCTGCGGCGACCGCTCCGCCCGGGGGTTCGACACCCACAAGCTGCCCGTGCCGCCGGGGGCCGCGGGGGCGGTGGCCGAGGTCGTGTCCTGCGGCCGGGCCACCGGTGCCGAGGTGCGGATCGTCGATCCGGACACCCAGGAGCCGCTCGACGACGGCCTGGTCGGGGAGATCTGGGTGCGCGGCGAGACGGTCTCCCGCGGCTACTGGGCGAGGCCCAGGGAGAGCGCCGACGCCTTCGGCGGGCGGATCAAGGACGGCGAGGGCGGCTATCTGCGCACCGGGGACCTCGGCACCCTCGTCGACGGGCGGCTCTGTGTGACCGGCCGGATCAAGGACATGATCGTGGTGGCGGGCCGCAACCTCTACCCGCAGGACCTGGAGCGCACGGTGCGCGAGGTCAGCGCCCTGTTCGGCTCCGGCACCGCGTTCGGGGTGCCCGGCGAACGCGAACGCGTCGTCGTCGTACAGGAGTTGCGGGCGCGCAGCCGCTACGGCGTCGATCTGGCCGCACTCACCTCCAGCGTCCAGCGCCGGCTCCACGACCAGTACGACGTGTCCGCGGGCGGGGTGCTTCTGGTACGCCCCGGCACGGTCCGCCGCACCACCAGCGGCAAGCTCGAACGCGCCGCCATGCGCCGCATGTTCCTCAACGGCGAACTCACCGCCCTGCACCAGTGGGTCGACCCGGAGGTCGCCCGACTCGTAGGGCGGCCTGCGCCGGAAAGGGGACTGCGATGA
- a CDS encoding acyl-CoA carboxylase subunit epsilon: protein MTDETHITVVRGRPDAAELAAVTAVLLALSRRGPEPETETKAAYADWTVKNASHLSPPRPGR, encoded by the coding sequence ATGACCGACGAGACGCACATCACCGTGGTGCGCGGCCGGCCCGACGCGGCCGAACTGGCCGCCGTGACCGCCGTGTTGCTCGCCCTCTCGCGCCGTGGGCCGGAACCGGAGACGGAGACGAAGGCGGCGTACGCGGACTGGACCGTCAAGAACGCGAGCCATCTCTCGCCACCCCGGCCGGGGAGATGA